Within the Chloroflexota bacterium genome, the region GAGCGCCAGGAACTGCAGCGCAACGCGAATGCCAGCCTGTTGGCGAAGTTCCTAGGCGTGGTGGACGACTTCGAGCGCGCGATAGACATGCTGCCCGAAGACGCGGCGGCAGCGGGCTGGCAAGAAGGGCTGATGCTGGTCAAGCGCAATCTCGACCATCTGCTGGAATCCGAAGGCGTCAGTAAGATAGAGGCGGACGGAAAACAGTTCGATCCTTATGAGCACGAAGCGGTGCACTACTTGGAATCGCCCGACGCCGAAGACGGCTCTATCATTCAAGTATTCCGAGACGGCTATCGATTGCACGACCGAGTGTTGCGTGCATCGCAGGTCATCGTCGCGAAATCCGCGCAGGACGCGCAAACAGAATCGAACGATCAGTCAAGTTCGCAATAGACCCTGACACACATCATTCATCAGACACAGAACTCATTCAAGCTATTATTTTTCAGGAGAAACATAGATGGCAAATATACTCGGAATCGACCTCGGAACCACGAACTCGTGCATGGCGGTGATCGAAGCGGGCGAGCCGCGTGTGGTGGAGAACGCAGAGGGCGGGCGGACTACACCGTCGGTCGTGGGTTTGAACACGCGATCCAACGAGCGCTATGTAGGCACGACCGCCAAGCGCCAAGCGGTAACGAACCCGGAGAACACGGTCTATTCAGTGAAGCGGCTGATGGGCAGGCGCTTCGAGGACGACAGCGTGCAGCGCGACCTGTCGCTGCTGCCCTACAAGGTAGTGCAGCATACGAACAACGACGCCTATGTCGTAATGGGCGGCAAGAACCACGCGCCGCCGGAAATCTCCGCGATGGTGCTGCAAAAGCTGAAGCAGGACGCCGAGGCAAAGCTTGGCG harbors:
- a CDS encoding nucleotide exchange factor GrpE, with product MSSEERQEEDAPAPDSSEELLRQVLSEMETQTLPEAKDEMERERDQFKAMAQRAQADLVNYRRRVDEERQELQRNANASLLAKFLGVVDDFERAIDMLPEDAAAAGWQEGLMLVKRNLDHLLESEGVSKIEADGKQFDPYEHEAVHYLESPDAEDGSIIQVFRDGYRLHDRVLRASQVIVAKSAQDAQTESNDQSSSQ